Part of the Halopseudomonas maritima genome, CAAGCTCAACACCCCCAACGCCATACGCCATAACCAGTTGATGAATACCATCCTGTCCAACGTCGATGCCTACATCTACGTCAAGGACAACGATGGCACCTACCTGTACGCCAATAAGAAAGTAATCGAGCTGTACGGCACTGTCCCCGGCGACATTATCGGCCGTACGGATCACGATGTGCACACACCGGAGATTGCGCGCCAGCTGGTTGCTCTGGACCGTGAGGTGCTGGATAACAACCAGCGCCAGGCGCGCGAAGAGGTACTGCACGACACCACCGGTATTGCACGGCATTTCTGGTCAATCAAGATCCCCATCGCGCTGCCGGGCTACCCTGGCGCGCTGATCGGTTTCTCGTCAGAGATTACCGAGCTGCTGACACTGCGCCGTGACCTTGAATTGAAGCGCACCACAGATCCGCTCACCGGCCTGCGCAACCGCCTCGCACTGGAAGAAATGCTGGAGCGCCAGCTGGCTGACGCGGCGCAACGCAGCCGGGCGCCGGCGGTACTAATGCTCGATCTGGACCAGTTCAAATTCCTCAACAATACGCTTGGACGTCAGGCTGGCGACGAGGTGCTGCGTCAGGTCGCACAGCGTCTGGAGGGAGCAAGCTGGCTCAAGGGCCAACCGGCGCGCGTCGGCAGTAATGCGTTTGCCATAGTGCTGTCGCGCGTGACCAGCGCCGAAGAAGCCGCCTCGCTGGCCGAGCGCGTTCGACTGCGCCTGGCTGAGCCCTATGTACTGGACAACCAGCCCTTTCAGCTGACCACCAGCCTGGGCATCAGCCTGTACCCACATGATGGCAAAAGCCCACAGCTGCTGCTGGCCAACGCCGAGTCAGCGATGTACCACGCCAAAGACCAAGGGCGTGATCAATGCTGTTTCTATTCCGCCTCCTTGGGCGAGGCGGTCAGTCGTCGTCTGGACCTGGAAAGAGACTTGCGCTGCGCACTCGAGGCTAACCAGTTTGAGTTGTACTACCAGCCCAAAATTGCCGCCGACAGCGGCCGCACCGTTGGCCTGGAGGCACTGATACGCTGGAACCGCACCGGATACGGACTGGTGCCGCCGGATCAGTTCATTCCGCTGGCTGAGCAATTGGGGCTGATCGTGCCAATTGGCGATTGGGTAGTCGAACAGGCGTGCCGGCAGATGAGCCAGTGGTCTGCCGAGGGCATCAGTGTGCCGATTGCCGTCAACCTGTCACCGGCACAGCTATCCAGTCCGGGACTGATTCAGCGGGTCAGTCAGTTGCTTAGCGACCATCAGATCGCACGGGGCGACCTGCACATGGAAGTGACCGAATCCATGATGATGCACGATCCGGCGCTGGCCAGTGCCCACCTCCAGCAGTTGAACGCGCTTGGGGTGGAACTGTCGATCGACGACTTTGGCACTGGCTATTCTTCCATGGCCTACCTCAAGCGCCTGCCGGTGCAAACCATCAAGCTCGACCGCAGTTTCGTCGAGCGCATTGCCGAAGACCAACGCGACGCGGACCTCTGCGCGGGCCTTATCGCCCTCGCGCACAAGCTGGGCTTGCACGTTGTCGCCGAGGGAGTGGAAACCGAAGCACAACGCGCTATTCTGGCAGAGCTGGGCTGTGATCTGTTCCAGGGCTACCTGTTCAGCCGCCCCCTGCCAAGCGATCAGGCCGCGGCCTATCTGCGGCAACACCGATGATCTGCGACAAGGACGCCCCTATGGACAACCTCGCTCTGCAATGCCGCTGTGGCCAGGTCAATGGCCGCGCCATCAAGGTCACACCGGCCGCAGCCACACGGGTAGTGTGCTACTGCCGTGACTGTCAGCGCTTTGCCCACTGGCTGGATGCGGCTGAGCAAACCCTCGACAGCTGGGGTGGTACCGATATTTTCCAGCTGCCGCCGGCCCGCCTGCAGATTCATCAGGGACATGAGCACATTCGCTGCCTGCGCCTGAGTGAGAAAGGGTTGTATCGGTGGTATGCCGACTGCTGCAAGACACCGATCGGCAATAGCCTCAAGCCCTCTGTGCCCCTTATCGGCCTGATCAGCAGCTTTGTCAGCGACAACCAGGCAGAGCTCAAAACCGGGCCGATTTGCGCACGGGTAAACCTCGGCGGGGCCACCGCCCAGATACCCTCGTCGCTGCTCAACGCCGCGCCGTCACGCGGTTACCTGCTGCGTTTGTTGGGCAAAATGGCCAGTTGGAAGCTGCGCGGCCTTGGTCGCCCCCACCCATTTTTCACTCCCCGGGGCGAGCCGATCAGCCCGCCGCAGATAGTCGATTCTTGAGCGACGTACACAGTCACAAAGGCGCCATCGCCCGGCAAAAGCGTGACCTGCCGCCGACAGTTTGAGTAACATGCTGGCAGGAGGGCGCAATCGATCAAGGCCCGAAGTCACCACGGATGAACTCAGATGTTGCGGTATCACTATCTGCTGGCAGCCCTGCTGCTTTGTCTGTTCGCTGTTTCGGCGCAGGCTCAAACCGGGGTTGTTATCAACTCCCCCAAGGTCAACCTGACCGACTTTCGCATTGGCTACTACGTCGACGACAGTCGTAACCTCGACTACGCGCAGGCACGCCAGCAGCCCTACAGCGAAACCAGCAACAACGCCAGCCTGGGCACCAATGCACGCGTCGCCTGGTACCGCGTCGAACTGGATAACCAGTCGGGCGAGGAGCTGGCGCTGAACGTGCACCTGCCCCACGCCTACCACGTCAAATCCGTGCAGTTTTATACCGAACGCGACGGCAAGCTGGTGAGCCAGGAAGACCTGGACCTGGAGCGCGTGGACGACAGCAATCTGATGTTCCGCGGCGCAGCCGTGTATCCCCTGCTGCTGCCCGCCGACACGACCACCACGCTGTACGTTCGCAGTTTTGTCTACTCACACCAGTGGTTTGCCCTGCAGATTTATGATCAGGACCACTCGCGCCGCGCCCTGGTGGGCGTCGCCAACGACATTGCCCTGCTGGTCGGCATGATGCTGGCATTGGTGTTCTACAACCTGCTGCTCTACTTCGCGACCAGCAAGATCGAGAACATCTACTACTCCTGTTATCTGGTATCCGGGCTGGTGTGGATCGCCCTGTCCTACGGGCTGGTTGCCAGCCTGTTCGATGTCTACGGCCAGGACGTGTTCATGCTCAACATCAGCCTGATCACCATGCCGATCTTTCTGATGCTCTTCATGATGGCAATTTTTGAAACCCGCAAGCACTACCCGCTGGAGCACCGGGCGCTGCAGGCAGTCTTGTTGCCATTGTGCGGCATGCTGGTATGGGGGTTCTTCGACATCTCCGCCGCGCTCAAGCCGGCCAGCAGCATGGCGTTGCTCATGATGATCGTCACCATCTCGGTCAGCATTTCACTGCTGCGCAAGGGCAATCCGCTGGCAGGCTATTTTCTGATCGGCCACAGCCTCTTTGTGCTGTTCAATACCCTGGCAGTGACTTTCTACAAGGGACTGATCGAGCCGAACTACATCGCCAGCCACGGTGTGGGCATCGGCATCATGCTCGAAGCCCTGATGCTGGCCTTTATCATCTCCCACCGCATCAAGATTCTTGAAGGCATCCGCGCGTCACAGGATGAGCTGAAACAGCAAGCCTCCACAGACCCGCTGACGCGCCTGCATAACCGTCGCTACTTTGCCGCCGCTGCCGACTACCTGCTGGAGCAGTGCCAGCAACAAGGTGAGCCCGTTACGGC contains:
- a CDS encoding sensor domain-containing protein, whose translation is MGRENTDTQYQSTSNNLRALFDSIGAYVYVKDAQGRYLYVNKAVCELYQRDLSQVLGLDDSHFFNMEHSQTLLQNDLDVLTLGSEIHQEEEVVLRHEQQRRLFWSIKVPIRSTDGRIVGLSGISSPLTADKLNTPNAIRHNQLMNTILSNVDAYIYVKDNDGTYLYANKKVIELYGTVPGDIIGRTDHDVHTPEIARQLVALDREVLDNNQRQAREEVLHDTTGIARHFWSIKIPIALPGYPGALIGFSSEITELLTLRRDLELKRTTDPLTGLRNRLALEEMLERQLADAAQRSRAPAVLMLDLDQFKFLNNTLGRQAGDEVLRQVAQRLEGASWLKGQPARVGSNAFAIVLSRVTSAEEAASLAERVRLRLAEPYVLDNQPFQLTTSLGISLYPHDGKSPQLLLANAESAMYHAKDQGRDQCCFYSASLGEAVSRRLDLERDLRCALEANQFELYYQPKIAADSGRTVGLEALIRWNRTGYGLVPPDQFIPLAEQLGLIVPIGDWVVEQACRQMSQWSAEGISVPIAVNLSPAQLSSPGLIQRVSQLLSDHQIARGDLHMEVTESMMMHDPALASAHLQQLNALGVELSIDDFGTGYSSMAYLKRLPVQTIKLDRSFVERIAEDQRDADLCAGLIALAHKLGLHVVAEGVETEAQRAILAELGCDLFQGYLFSRPLPSDQAAAYLRQHR
- a CDS encoding DUF6151 family protein, producing MDNLALQCRCGQVNGRAIKVTPAAATRVVCYCRDCQRFAHWLDAAEQTLDSWGGTDIFQLPPARLQIHQGHEHIRCLRLSEKGLYRWYADCCKTPIGNSLKPSVPLIGLISSFVSDNQAELKTGPICARVNLGGATAQIPSSLLNAAPSRGYLLRLLGKMASWKLRGLGRPHPFFTPRGEPISPPQIVDS
- a CDS encoding sensor domain-containing diguanylate cyclase, translated to MLRYHYLLAALLLCLFAVSAQAQTGVVINSPKVNLTDFRIGYYVDDSRNLDYAQARQQPYSETSNNASLGTNARVAWYRVELDNQSGEELALNVHLPHAYHVKSVQFYTERDGKLVSQEDLDLERVDDSNLMFRGAAVYPLLLPADTTTTLYVRSFVYSHQWFALQIYDQDHSRRALVGVANDIALLVGMMLALVFYNLLLYFATSKIENIYYSCYLVSGLVWIALSYGLVASLFDVYGQDVFMLNISLITMPIFLMLFMMAIFETRKHYPLEHRALQAVLLPLCGMLVWGFFDISAALKPASSMALLMMIVTISVSISLLRKGNPLAGYFLIGHSLFVLFNTLAVTFYKGLIEPNYIASHGVGIGIMLEALMLAFIISHRIKILEGIRASQDELKQQASTDPLTRLHNRRYFAAAADYLLEQCQQQGEPVTALVADIDHFKQVNDTWGHGVGDKVLVTIAQRLKDCCRSRDLIARFGGEEFVVLLPNADPHQAMQCAERMRHAVESVRIGAGTNQPLQLTISLGVTAITPGDSLQDALNRADKALYQAKHSGRNQVCLYQPAASNSDAASQIHG